A region from the Triticum urartu cultivar G1812 chromosome 1, Tu2.1, whole genome shotgun sequence genome encodes:
- the LOC125533457 gene encoding putative expansin-A30, with protein sequence MASAASKSAAVLVLLVSLAGVATTVDARFRAMQWTPAHATFYGDEATAETMGGACGYDITAGYGADTAALSSTLFLDGYGCGTCYQIRCVGATACYRGSPVITVTATNLCPPNWAQDTNNGGWCNPPRTHFDLAIPAFKKMADWHAGIVPVMYRRVPCMRKGGIRFAFQGNPHWLLVYVTNVGGAGDVGEMWVKGNGGMGWLRMSHNWGASYQAFGQLGGQALSFKLTSYTTGLTIVAADAAPASWSIGLTYQARANFK encoded by the exons ATGGCTTCTGCTGCGTCCAAGTCCGCGGCCGTCTTGGTCCTCCTCGTCTCCCTTGCCGGCGTGGCCACCACCGTGGACGCCAGGTTCAGGGCCATGCAGTGGACTCCCGCCCACGCTACGTTCTACGGCGACGAGGCCACAGCCGAGACGATGG GCGGGGCGTGCGGGTACGACATCACGGCGGGGTACGGCGCGGACACAGCGGCGCTGAGCTCGACGCTGTTCCTGGACGGCTACGGGTGCGGGACGTGCTACCAGATCCGGTGCGTGGGAGCTACGGCCTGTTACAGGGGCTCGCCGGTGATCACGGTGACCGCGACCAACCTGTGCCCGCCCAACTGGGCGCAGGACACCAACAACGGCGGCTGGTGCAACCCACCGCGCACCCACTTCGACCTCGCCATCCCGGCCTTCAAGAAGATGGCCGACTGGCATGCGGGCATCGTCCCCGTCATGTACCGCAGGGTGCCGTGCATGCGCAAGGGCGGGATCCGGTTCGCGTTCCAGGGCAACCCGCACTGGCTGTTGGTGTACGTCACCAACgtcggcggcgccggcgacgTCGGGGAGATGTGGGTGAAGGGCAATGGCGGCATGGGGTGGCTGCGCATGAGCCACAACTGGGGCGCCTCGTACCAGGCGTTCGGGCAGCTCGGCGGCCAGGCGCTGAGCTTCAAGCTCACCTCCTACACCACCGGGCTGACCATCGTCGCCGCCGACGCCGCGCCGGCAAGCTGGAGCATCGGGCTCACGTACCAGGCTCGCGCCAACTTCAAATAG